ttctatctatctatcttgtAACCATAATTGTTTGTATCCAACATTGGAATTGCACAGGTCTCAATACACTTACCATCCTGAGGTGGCCTCAAGACATACAGACATAAAGGTACATCTCCTTTAGTAGGATCTGGAGCTCCAACGACTATGGCATCAGCAACCCTTGCGTGTTTCAACACAACATCTTCAATCGCAGCCGTGGAAAGCCTATGGCCAGCAACGTTGATAACATCATCAGCTCTTGCTACAACCCATACTGCGCCTTCTGCACTTATCCATCCCATATCTTGTGTATCGTAGAATCCCTAAATTATTGCAAAGAAATTTGGTACTTTATTTTACGGTATAGATCAAGATGTTTGCAAATAACGATGCAAagaatagtatttatatacaaattaagttaTATCTTATATCTTACCGGATATTTgtcgaaataaacttttttaaatcgttCATCAGATTGCCACAGTGTTGACGCAAAGCCCGGTGGCAAGGGTACTTTTGCAACTAGCCGCCCAACTTCGCCAGAATGACATTCAGATCCATCTTCTCTTAAGGCTCGCactaaagtttaaatttttatacacatttacTCAAACTCAAAAGCTCTAGCtagtactttttaataatactattttattttctgtcttAAAGCTCATATCTGTGAAACTGACTCGAATTATGTACTTAAAAGACTGTATTCATAGAATGTattcatacattatacatatgcctcattttcatacattttaaatacatcatgttcaataaaaatatcatacatacgaaatcatataaaatgttaCGTGAACACAATATGATATAATGTAACAAACagaattaatataagtaattgtGTACAAACGTAAGAAATTCCATAGATAGGTTTGTCTTGTGAATAATTTGCTGTAGAAAAAATGAGAACTTTTTGGAAAGTTAGATCTACATTGTCACGGTAAAATTTAATGCCATCTTATACTCACGATCATATCCTGGAACTGGATATCCCGTGGAATGAGGTCTCACACCTTTAACGCCATAGCCAATACAGGCGGCTGTTATTGGCGATCCTGTTTCTGTCTGCCACCAGTGATTTATTACTGGAACGCCGAAAATATTTTCAGCCCAGTGctgcacaaaattatattatacacttaAGAcccatataataattattatttttggtatatatcTGTCTGTTTCTTATTTTGGTTAAATATgagattttttacttttatattttcctCAACATCCGACGAGAATTCTTTATGTTCAAAAGATTTAAGTAACTAAAGATTAAAAAGTCTTAAGACTCTGGACCCACATAGGACTGGAGGTACTAGGGCAACAGAGAACTATaagtcaatatatgtatattttttaaattgaatatgtatATTCTCATATATTTCAAGcttgtcaaatatttaattactacaaaCAAATACTTCGAAACAGTACTTAgtaatgtaattacattttgacTAAATCTAGATATCCAGACATGTAttacattcaaatttttaaCTCGTTCGAATTATGCGAAACTTTCTTGTGGAGGTCATCGATTATAAAACCCGCTTTGCAataacttaaaacatttttttcaaactgaCTCTCTAATGAATGTACATTTTGACCTGTTGGACTGAAGCTATTACTATGCAAATTGTCATTCACCTTTATATTGACCCgcgttcaataaaataaaaacagttaattttacaagtaaaatatatgacggtgtctttttttttaatttactttgtgtacgcatatttttaataatggtgCTAATGTTGtttgtacttatttattgttttacaattacGTTCAATTTACgattcaaagaaaaaataactgCGTTGTCGTTCTGGTAGCCATGTCATAAGACAGcctttaatctatattaatatttgatgaaattttgtatgaagcaaacatgaattccaaaaaaaggacatagtctacttttttgccttacaaataataaataaataataataaatctgagacaacatcacatacattactctgatcccaatgtaagtagctaaagtacttgtgttatggaaaatcagaagtaacgacggtgccacaaactcccagacccaagacaacatagaaaactaatgataatctacaatgACTCGGCCggtcgaacccgggaccacagagtggcgtacccatgaaaaccgaccTCCGTGCTGTGTATAAACACagcacggaggtcgtcataaaacaaatgacaaccTAAATCGCGAGCGTAGCCGCTGGCGACgactagtaaaaaataaaatgaatacgaTTCATATTATTTCATGTTGCATAACTCTTACCCTGGTATCTTGATCGCAATGTTCACCAGCAACGACAATAGTCTTCAAAGATTTGCTGCAATATCTTCGAGCATATTTTCCTGCTGGATCTGTTCTTTTTAAAACGCGAAAAGCAGTCGGTATCGTAAAGAGAGCGTTTACTCTGTGTTGTTctattattctaaaaaaatattcaaataaattattcattatattttttatcatcaatattcttaaaagaaactaaacaagaattaaaaaatgtataagtatCAATACGTTActtctttttaaatactttattttaggaAAGCAAGTGATGGTATAATGGGTCCACACTTTTGCATTGtaggaaattaaaaaacttgAGTGCGCCGCAAACCACGGTATTAAAAACATTACGTTTTGTGTCTAGAATAATTATACTGGTTCATGggacataataatacaaataactaCTGTCTAGGTCCAAACCCTAGCGAGACTTCCCAGAAGTGGATTTAAGATAGCAGGTGGTATATAAAGCAAAATAATTTTACCTGAAGTACTGTCCGGGATCAGGAGTTCTGTTAGGTTTTCCTTCATACAGAACACTCGTTAAGCCAGCCAAAAGCGGACCGTAACAAATGTACGAATGTCCAACAACCCAACCCAAGTCTGAGGCCGCCCACCAAACACCTCGCTTCAAACCATATACTGTATGCATAGACCAGCAAAGAGTCGCTGCATGACCACAAGGACGTTGTATACCTTTTGGGTCAGCAGTTGTAcctaaaatgtaaaatataagacGTAAAATGGCTCTTAGTTCCTATAACTTGAAATAAGTTCTTAAACTTGAATAGAAAACTTATAAATAGAATCTCCTAAGTTTTACTTACCCGaggtatataagatatataaaggCTCATTTGCTTCAGTTGGAACGCAAGGCACAGGGTCAGCTTTGAGCGCTTCATCCCAACAAATATCTCTATCTTTTTCCAACGAACACTCTAGCACGCGTCTCCGTTGATAGATTATGCATTTATTAGGCTGGTGTGAGCTCTGACCCAGAGCTTCATCGAGTATGTCTTTGTAtctaaagcaataaaataaaagaactttAAGTGAGATCttgtatttaaatcaattaatgtatataattccGTCTTCGATAAAGAAACACTGTCTACTgcgaaacattttattatgagCATAAAAACGAACTACTCCTTAAAAATCAGAAATGTGTTTGTAAATTTCAATTGGTTATTATGCtgactaaaaattaattatactttaatctAGGTTGTCTGACttgtaaattgaattgaaaaataaaacaaaacttaatctAGGTAATATTCGAATTTACTAATTTCTTATATCGCAGCAACTTGTCTAtggacattttaaatattttacatatgtaaacttattttgcgaatattatataaataaaaatataattttgtgtaaagtattatataaaaatatgcaaaccGGACTATTTTATTTGGTTCGACTCCACAGCTGGCTGCTATGATAACTGTTGGTTCCGCATGTTCAATCCTAGTTCTCAGTTCCCGTGCAGCAAATCCTTAaggtaaaaacattttatttaaaaaaaaaatgtatttcagaAGCTAGAAAGCATTTATTTTTCTGGAATCTCTGTAATAATTTCTgaagtatttaaatttctagtattaattttaaaacaaataaaatattattctaactGTAGGTACTGGTCTATACCAttttattgctattattatgTTGTAGGTAGTTGGACCAATTAATCGAAAGACTTGCACAAACCTTAAGCAACAAGTAAAATAGATTCTTATAACGTTATGCAATATGTATAACGTTatgataatgtatattaaaagaaattacaccatagacaattttaaaaagattgtggttattttttaatttttcgttgaCTTCAAAGtacgttattttacaatttttgtcttttaaatttgactatttatttatgtatactagTTACACCAATAatccaaattaaatataatgcctTTTAAGAGTGTACTTCAAAATAATGAGAGTTTACCTCCAAATACAACAGAATGTATAGCTCCAATTCGGTTAGTCGCTAACATGGCTATAACTGCTTCCGGGATAACAGGCATGTATATGACAACTCGAGAACCTCGGGTCACGCCTAGTGACGACAGCTTGCCGGCTAATCTTGACACCTTTTaatgaaaaacatattaaaaaaaagcatagacaaaattgttaaatttagaCTTTTCCATTTGAAAGCTATCTAGTTAACTAATTATAAGaagtaatttgaataaaaatgtttctctAATTAGATTTAATCAACTATTCGTTCTCGATAAATGAGTAAaggtaaaaacataaatttgacATTAACTTAATGCTATACCATTAATTGAAAACTTGAATTATCTGTGGTATTAAGTATGGTTCGTCATAATGACGTCATAAATGTCACCAAAGTCGATAATGATAACGGACCTTTGGAATTTAAAgggtattataattttgtaacaatagCAATACAAAGATTTCGATTACGTCACAATAACAGAATAATACCTGTTTATACAGTACGCACAATAACAACAGCTTGCGTAAACATTGCGTATTTAAATTAACGCAAGcccgtatagtacgacacaacttatataTAGCAACGGCAAAATTCATTaaaccgatttacacaaccaatagaaatagctccctatcgcgccattcgacgctattcgtcgctatcgattctcgcgtcagttcaaccccagaatgcaaatcgacgtgtcaaattgatgaatattaggtcatatgatattactcgttattacgtttatataaagttcatattcacataagaaataaatattgataatttgggttagtgtacttaattcggatatgttcgattttacgaattttaccgatgctacatctatgttgtgtagtaatttagtatttttttataacaaacataatGGAACCTAACCTCAAACTGGTTAAAAGTTGCTCGTATTCTGCAATGCTTTAATTTAAGTTGTTAATGTCTCACCTGATCTTGCACTTCAGAATATGTGATTCTTTTTACAGTGTCCGTCAAAGGGGAGTCGTGGATGAGTGCTATCTGATCACCCTTGCCCCCGGCCACGTGACGATCCACAGCGTTGTGACAAACAGACATCTCTCCACCTACCCACCTAAGagaaatttttaatcaaataactaattaaagTAACATGTCAGAATAGGACTTTGCAAAGGAATTTTCACCTGTCAAGATATGTTTTGGAACTTATTGTAGCGTGCTGCTTCATTTGGATTTACTCAAGGAGCTTTCCTTTATCATGTTGTTGATAAGGATACGTGTGATGGTAGTTGTGATGCTTTTGGCccggtattaaatatttaatccgtATTCGAAGAAATCATACTTTCCGGTTTCTAATTAatctttgtaattttttgtgtttaaacttGACGCTCGATAAATTAGGGGCTAACTAAAATTACAAGCGTCAGATTAGTAGTAAGACCTTAAGTGTCAGGCAATATGTTTCTACAACATTTTTATTCTCGTGAGTATATTGTCACTTTTTCACTATAATCGCGTAGCAGTAAGATGGATACGCTTCAAAAAATCCCTTTCCtctattttattcaagtttagTGTAGTAAAtactgtttttaaatgtttcttacaaactAAGTgggtaataaatttttataaataaaaaaaaccgccttcaaaaatgaactaaaaagaaaaaaataatcagttacatccatatccaatttacgattttttaatcacctctcaaagtcggtgccaacattgctaatataggagcataatacataatacatacatacaaaaactaaatctatttattgtatagatgacaccattagacaaaccttactatcgatacaaattaaatgatttcaatttaggaatttatttactttgttggcaccgacttcaaaaggtgattaaaaaatcgtgaaTTGGATATggactgattatttttttctttttagttcatttttgaaggcggttttttttatttataaaaatttatttaatgtttttcagtgttgttttgtaatttataattacaattggtagtgtttatcattcactttattatactcagtacatttcggctttcgactctaaacataactcaacgccgtttcaatacgat
The genomic region above belongs to Vanessa cardui chromosome 21, ilVanCard2.1, whole genome shotgun sequence and contains:
- the LOC124538978 gene encoding acyl-CoA synthetase short-chain family member 3, mitochondrial, which codes for MYQDNDIKSKMDKKKFETSISELKTKSFVTPADMENYENGDVTEEYQTAYKRSLADPEGFWGEVGKELEWTRPWDRVLDNNNPPFTKWWVGGEMSVCHNAVDRHVAGGKGDQIALIHDSPLTDTVKRITYSEVQDQVSRLAGKLSSLGVTRGSRVVIYMPVIPEAVIAMLATNRIGAIHSVVFGGFAARELRTRIEHAEPTVIIAASCGVEPNKIVRYKDILDEALGQSSHQPNKCIIYQRRRVLECSLEKDRDICWDEALKADPVPCVPTEANEPLYILYTSGTTADPKGIQRPCGHAATLCWSMHTVYGLKRGVWWAASDLGWVVGHSYICYGPLLAGLTSVLYEGKPNRTPDPGQYFRIIEQHRVNALFTIPTAFRVLKRTDPAGKYARRYCSKSLKTIVVAGEHCDQDTRHWAENIFGVPVINHWWQTETGSPITAACIGYGVKGVRPHSTGYPVPGYDLRALREDGSECHSGEVGRLVAKVPLPPGFASTLWQSDERFKKVYFDKYPGFYDTQDMGWISAEGAVWVVARADDVINVAGHRLSTAAIEDVVLKHARVADAIVVGAPDPTKGDVPLCLYVLRPPQDDEEIVQESTVTQELIALVRHLIGPIAAFRKAAAVPALPRTRSGKALRGAISKLARSQLVKLPATIEDASVFGDIKIALQKFGYAINAPDPEM